In Tistrella bauzanensis, one genomic interval encodes:
- a CDS encoding nuclear transport factor 2 family protein: MTEQPPATDAGDDETPARRGLAAWCTFFETLSPATLDRIDALSVPDLRFVDPFNDVTGRERVRALLAHMFQTLDAPCFVVLHQACDGDIGLIRWRFTARPPGQAAGFTIEGMSEVRLAGDGRVIAHIDHWDAAGQIYERVPVLGFVLRRIRARLAAPVAGDPADRRR; encoded by the coding sequence ATGACCGAGCAACCGCCCGCGACCGATGCCGGCGATGACGAGACGCCGGCCCGGCGCGGCCTTGCGGCGTGGTGCACCTTCTTCGAGACCCTGTCGCCGGCGACCCTGGACCGGATCGACGCGCTGTCGGTGCCGGATCTGCGCTTCGTGGACCCGTTCAATGACGTCACCGGCCGCGAGCGGGTGCGGGCGCTGCTGGCCCATATGTTCCAGACGCTCGATGCGCCGTGTTTCGTGGTGCTGCATCAGGCCTGCGACGGCGATATCGGCCTGATCCGCTGGCGGTTCACCGCCCGCCCGCCCGGACAGGCCGCCGGCTTCACGATCGAGGGCATGAGCGAGGTGCGGCTGGCGGGAGACGGGCGGGTGATCGCCCATATCGACCATTGGGACGCGGCGGGCCAGATCTATGAACGGGTGCCGGTGCTGGGCTTTGTCCTGCGCCGGATCCGGGCGCGTCTGGCGGCGCCGGTCGCGGGAGATCCTGCCGATCGCCGCCGCTGA
- a CDS encoding DUF1365 domain-containing protein, protein MVIAGGLSPARVMHRRLKPRENSFVYPAFYITLWLDELDRAGNLLFGVDRRRPLALLTRDHGPRDGSPWQPWLHGILATFGLAHLTGGRVLLMAHPRVLGHVFNPVSFWFIHDDAGRLRAVLAEVNNTFGDRHNYLVAHDDGRPITPACRITARKVFHVSPFCAIEGHYRFRFRVTDDTITAAIDYHDDSGPLLLTAVTARRGVLDTSHVLRLLLSMPLMTLGVVARIHWQALRLWTRGTVSFHRRPVPPIEETTR, encoded by the coding sequence ATGGTCATTGCAGGTGGGCTCAGCCCGGCCCGGGTCATGCACAGGCGCCTGAAGCCGCGCGAGAACAGCTTCGTCTATCCGGCGTTCTACATCACGCTGTGGCTCGACGAGCTGGACCGCGCCGGCAATCTGCTGTTCGGGGTCGACCGCCGCCGGCCGCTGGCGCTGCTGACCCGCGACCATGGCCCCCGTGACGGCAGCCCCTGGCAGCCCTGGCTTCACGGCATCCTGGCCACCTTCGGTCTGGCGCATCTGACCGGCGGCCGGGTGCTGCTGATGGCCCATCCCCGGGTTCTCGGCCATGTCTTCAACCCGGTCAGCTTCTGGTTCATCCATGATGATGCGGGCCGGCTCAGGGCGGTTCTGGCCGAGGTGAACAACACCTTCGGCGACCGCCACAATTATCTGGTGGCGCATGATGATGGCCGGCCGATCACCCCCGCCTGCCGGATCACCGCCCGCAAGGTGTTCCACGTCTCGCCGTTCTGCGCGATCGAGGGCCATTACCGCTTCCGCTTCCGGGTGACCGACGACACCATCACCGCCGCCATCGACTATCACGATGACAGCGGCCCCCTGCTGCTGACCGCCGTCACCGCCCGACGCGGCGTGCTCGACACCAGTCATGTTCTGCGGTTGCTGCTGTCGATGCCGCTGATGACGCTGGGTGTGGTCGCCCGCATCCACTGGCAGGCACTCAGGCTCTGGACCCGGGGGACCGTGTCGTTCCACCGCCGGCCGGTGCCACCGATCGAGGAGACGACGCGATGA
- a CDS encoding CheR family methyltransferase — translation MGTDRPTHLIVGIGASAGGIPAMEGFFKGVPQGSGLSFVVVTHLSPERESMLHQVIGHYTDLPVIIAAEGMQVEPDHVYVMPQNALLSIKGGRLTLRRLNVMQRERKPIDIFFSALAADMGERSVGVVLSGGDSDGTLGVKAIKERGGLTLAQVADGSGPRNPDMPQSAIASGLIDIAVPAEEMGRKLVEYARSFDLLDRLPAAFDDSEDLTEAKNAIYAILRTQTSHDFSGYKTNTFMRRVKRRMQIVQATTMDAYVAQLQEKPEECMNLFRDLLINVTNFFRDGDAFDALAAIVIPRLFKNRTATDTVRIWVPGCATGEEVYSIAILVREHLATLAVAPRVQIFATDIDEAALGVARAARYPETLLENVSPERRDRFFTSDGSSFVVDKEVRDLCVFSPHSVIRDPPFSRMDLISCRNLLIYLGPDVQNRVLPTFHYALKGGGYLFLGTSESVGQHGDLFVTLDKKQRLFQAREHVIAPRLTLLLGTGDLGSFGTSPLRRDGGLSPSMRQAVEAQVLERFAPAHVVVDGDGEVIYYSARTGKYLEAPQGAPSRQLISMARRGLRADLRAALREAIESGRPVVRDNVAVDEADDRVQFITLTVEPLAGRGSGDPQFLVLFEPAGPSQTRAEALRTVDPNDTADLERELRDTRERLQSTIEEYETALEELKSSNEELVSVNEEAQSTNEELEASKEEMQSLNEELNTINAELTEKVEELDRANTDLKNLFESTRIATIFLDRDLVIRTFTPAASSFFNLRMADIGRPLTDLASQLDYGDLKQHIRAVFSSGEMIEHQLARDEDGTHYLVRLIPYRGSDNRINGVVVTFVDVTTLAEAQDHQSVLISELNHRVKNMLAVVISIANRTLESAPDPKAFSVALIGRLHAMARAYGLLSRESWSEVAMEDLIRQEMDPFGPDRTVTEGPVIRLKPEQGLSLGMVIHELATNAAKYGALSIHGGRVEITWSADHEHVHLNWVERDGPRVGSPEETGFGLRLVKGEIGYRLGGMVETFFAPDGLKVVISFPLT, via the coding sequence ATGGGAACAGACCGGCCAACGCACCTCATTGTCGGCATAGGCGCCTCCGCCGGCGGGATTCCCGCAATGGAGGGCTTCTTCAAGGGGGTGCCACAGGGGTCGGGTCTGTCCTTCGTGGTGGTCACCCATCTGAGCCCTGAGCGCGAGAGCATGCTGCATCAGGTGATCGGCCATTACACGGATCTGCCGGTCATCATTGCCGCCGAAGGCATGCAGGTCGAGCCCGACCACGTCTATGTCATGCCGCAGAACGCCTTGCTGAGCATCAAGGGCGGCCGCCTGACCCTGCGCCGGTTGAATGTGATGCAGCGCGAGCGCAAGCCGATCGACATCTTCTTCAGCGCGCTGGCCGCCGATATGGGCGAGCGCTCGGTGGGCGTGGTGCTGTCCGGTGGCGATTCCGACGGCACGCTCGGGGTCAAGGCGATCAAGGAACGGGGCGGGCTGACGCTGGCGCAGGTGGCGGACGGATCGGGGCCGCGCAATCCCGACATGCCGCAAAGCGCCATTGCCAGCGGCCTGATCGACATCGCCGTGCCGGCCGAGGAGATGGGCCGCAAGCTGGTGGAATATGCCCGCAGCTTCGATCTGCTGGATCGTCTGCCGGCAGCGTTCGACGACAGCGAGGATCTGACCGAGGCGAAGAACGCCATCTATGCCATCCTCCGCACCCAGACCTCGCATGATTTCTCGGGCTACAAGACCAACACTTTCATGCGCCGGGTCAAACGGCGGATGCAGATCGTGCAGGCGACCACGATGGATGCCTATGTCGCGCAGTTGCAGGAGAAGCCGGAAGAATGCATGAACCTCTTCCGCGATCTTCTGATCAACGTCACCAACTTCTTCCGCGATGGTGATGCCTTCGACGCGCTGGCCGCCATCGTGATCCCACGTCTGTTCAAGAACCGGACCGCCACCGATACGGTCCGGATCTGGGTTCCGGGCTGTGCGACGGGCGAAGAGGTGTATTCGATCGCCATTCTGGTGCGCGAGCACCTGGCGACGCTGGCGGTGGCGCCCCGCGTCCAGATCTTCGCGACCGATATCGACGAGGCGGCGCTGGGCGTTGCGCGCGCGGCCCGCTATCCCGAGACGCTGCTTGAGAACGTATCGCCAGAGCGGCGCGACCGCTTCTTCACCAGCGATGGCAGCAGTTTCGTGGTCGACAAGGAGGTGCGCGACCTGTGCGTGTTCTCGCCGCACAGCGTGATCCGCGATCCGCCATTCTCGCGCATGGACCTGATTTCCTGCCGCAATCTGCTGATCTATCTGGGACCGGATGTCCAGAACCGGGTGTTGCCGACCTTTCATTATGCGCTGAAGGGGGGCGGCTATCTGTTCCTCGGCACGTCGGAGAGTGTGGGGCAGCATGGCGACCTGTTCGTGACGCTGGACAAGAAACAGCGGCTTTTCCAGGCGCGGGAGCATGTGATCGCACCGCGCCTGACCCTGCTGCTGGGCACCGGCGATCTGGGATCTTTCGGCACCAGTCCGTTGCGCCGGGACGGCGGCTTGTCGCCGTCGATGCGTCAGGCGGTGGAGGCGCAGGTGCTGGAGCGCTTCGCCCCCGCGCATGTGGTGGTCGACGGCGATGGCGAGGTGATCTATTACTCGGCCCGGACCGGCAAGTATCTTGAGGCACCGCAGGGCGCACCGTCGCGGCAGCTGATCTCGATGGCGCGGCGCGGCCTGCGCGCCGATCTGCGCGCGGCGCTGCGCGAGGCGATCGAGAGTGGCCGACCGGTGGTGCGCGACAATGTGGCGGTCGACGAGGCCGACGACCGGGTTCAGTTCATCACTCTGACCGTGGAACCGCTGGCCGGCCGTGGCAGCGGCGACCCGCAATTCCTGGTGCTGTTCGAGCCGGCGGGCCCATCCCAGACCCGCGCCGAGGCCCTGCGGACCGTCGATCCAAATGACACCGCCGATCTGGAGCGCGAGTTGCGCGACACGCGCGAACGCCTGCAATCGACCATCGAGGAATACGAGACCGCGTTGGAGGAACTGAAATCGTCCAATGAGGAGCTGGTGTCGGTCAACGAGGAAGCGCAATCGACCAACGAGGAACTGGAAGCCTCGAAAGAGGAGATGCAGTCGCTCAATGAAGAGCTGAACACGATCAATGCCGAACTGACCGAGAAGGTCGAGGAACTCGACCGCGCCAATACCGACCTCAAGAACCTGTTCGAAAGCACCCGGATCGCGACGATCTTTCTGGACAGGGATCTGGTGATCCGCACCTTCACCCCGGCGGCATCGAGCTTCTTCAACCTGCGCATGGCGGATATCGGACGGCCGCTGACCGATCTGGCCAGCCAGCTGGACTATGGCGACCTGAAACAGCATATCAGGGCGGTGTTCTCGTCGGGCGAGATGATCGAGCATCAACTGGCCCGCGACGAGGATGGCACCCACTACCTGGTCCGCCTGATCCCCTATCGCGGCAGCGACAACCGGATCAACGGTGTGGTGGTGACCTTCGTCGACGTCACCACTCTGGCCGAGGCCCAGGACCATCAGTCGGTGCTGATTTCCGAGCTGAACCACCGGGTCAAGAACATGCTGGCGGTGGTGATCAGCATTGCCAACCGCACGCTGGAAAGCGCCCCGGACCCCAAGGCGTTCAGTGTGGCCCTGATCGGCCGACTGCATGCGATGGCACGTGCATACGGCCTGCTGTCGCGGGAAAGCTGGTCGGAAGTGGCCATGGAAGACCTGATCCGCCAGGAAATGGACCCGTTCGGCCCGGACCGCACCGTGACGGAGGGGCCGGTGATCCGGCTGAAGCCGGAACAGGGCCTGTCGCTGGGCATGGTGATCCATGAACTGGCGACCAATGCCGCCAAATACGGCGCGCTGTCGATCCATGGCGGCCGCGTGGAGATCACCTGGTCCGCCGACCATGAGCATGTTCATCTGAACTGGGTCGAGCGGGATGGCCCGCGGGTCGGCTCTCCTGAGGAGACCGGTTTCGGTCTGCGGCTGGTAAAGGGTGAGATCGGCTATCGTCTGGGCGGAATGGTGGAAACCTTCTTCGCTCCGGACGGTTTGAAGGTGGTGATCTCGTTCCCCCTGACCTGA
- a CDS encoding response regulator, with protein sequence MARRARVLIVEDEWVVAEDHAGQLRCVGYDIAGPVPDVAAALRLLDGVPIDAAILDVWLRGKNSYALADRLDRRAIPFAFVSGLSAGDLPPHLRPHPMLPKPVLPDALRAMVDMLLGETPTPGHEEP encoded by the coding sequence ATGGCCCGGCGAGCGCGCGTGCTCATCGTCGAGGACGAATGGGTCGTGGCTGAAGACCACGCGGGGCAATTGCGCTGCGTGGGTTATGACATTGCCGGCCCGGTGCCCGATGTCGCAGCGGCCCTGCGGCTTCTCGACGGGGTGCCGATCGATGCGGCGATCCTGGATGTGTGGCTGAGGGGCAAGAACAGCTATGCGCTGGCCGACCGGCTGGACCGTCGCGCCATTCCCTTCGCCTTCGTGAGCGGCCTGTCGGCGGGCGACCTGCCGCCACATCTGCGGCCGCACCCGATGCTGCCGAAGCCGGTGCTGCCCGACGCCCTGCGGGCGATGGTCGATATGCTGCTGGGCGAGACGCCGACCCCGGGCCATGAGGAACCGTAG
- a CDS encoding SAM-dependent methyltransferase, producing the protein MSTDSLSRGGPGAGLAGIDLPALLRGAVERWAVGDLTITLPDGRRVVARGATPGPHALMRLADWSVVRRCLKRGAVGFAEAYIDSAVDTDDLPALLTLLARNEAALAAGFAGRRTARILGWMAHALVRRNSRRGSKRNIHAHYDLGNSFYELWLDPSMSYSAGIFGPDGPGSDGPGSDRTASDDTGDLTAAQHAKYDRILDRIAGDSSEAAHILEIGCGWGGFAERAADRGHTVHGITISRAQLAYAQARARAGGWDSRALLDFRDYRDLQGRFDHIVSIEMIEAVGERWWPTYFRTLADRLAPGGRAMVQAITIHDAHFDRYRRGADFIQRYVFPGGMLPTRQIIRDQAAAAGLAVTDEYAFGADYARTLIAWLARFDAARARVLAAGFDDRFIRLWRYYLAYCAAGFDTGRIDVVQVEMAHAR; encoded by the coding sequence ATGAGCACCGACAGCCTGTCGCGGGGTGGTCCCGGCGCCGGTCTGGCTGGTATCGACCTGCCAGCCCTGCTGCGCGGCGCGGTGGAGCGTTGGGCGGTGGGCGACCTCACCATCACCCTGCCCGATGGCCGCCGGGTGGTGGCGCGGGGCGCCACCCCCGGTCCGCATGCGCTGATGCGGCTGGCCGACTGGTCGGTGGTCCGCCGCTGCCTGAAACGCGGCGCCGTCGGATTCGCCGAAGCCTATATCGACAGCGCGGTCGATACCGACGATCTCCCCGCCCTGCTCACCCTGCTTGCCCGCAACGAGGCCGCCCTCGCCGCAGGCTTTGCCGGCCGGCGGACAGCCCGGATCCTGGGCTGGATGGCCCATGCCCTGGTCCGTCGCAACAGCCGGCGCGGGTCGAAGCGCAACATCCACGCCCATTACGATCTGGGCAACAGCTTCTATGAACTCTGGCTCGATCCCAGCATGAGCTATTCGGCCGGCATCTTCGGCCCCGATGGCCCCGGCTCCGATGGCCCAGGCTCCGACCGTACGGCCTCCGATGATACGGGCGACCTCACCGCCGCCCAGCATGCCAAATATGACCGCATTCTCGACCGGATCGCCGGGGATAGCAGCGAGGCAGCACATATTCTGGAAATCGGCTGCGGCTGGGGTGGTTTCGCCGAGCGCGCGGCCGATCGCGGCCACACCGTCCATGGCATCACCATCAGCCGTGCCCAGCTTGCCTATGCCCAGGCACGGGCCCGTGCCGGCGGCTGGGACAGCCGCGCGCTACTGGACTTCCGCGACTATCGCGACCTTCAGGGCCGGTTCGACCATATCGTGTCGATCGAGATGATCGAGGCGGTGGGCGAACGATGGTGGCCGACCTATTTCCGCACCCTCGCCGACCGCCTGGCCCCTGGCGGCCGGGCCATGGTGCAGGCGATCACCATTCACGACGCGCATTTCGACCGCTATCGACGCGGGGCCGATTTCATCCAGCGCTATGTATTTCCGGGCGGCATGCTGCCCACCCGCCAGATCATCCGCGATCAGGCCGCCGCCGCCGGGCTGGCCGTCACCGATGAATATGCCTTCGGGGCGGATTACGCCCGCACCCTGATCGCCTGGCTCGCCCGGTTCGATGCCGCCCGCGCCCGCGTCTTGGCCGCCGGCTTCGATGACCGCTTCATCCGGCTGTGGCGCTATTACCTGGCCTATTGCGCCGCCGGTTTCGACACCGGCCGGATCGATGTGGTGCAGGTGGAGATGGCTCATGCCCGCTGA
- a CDS encoding SDR family NAD(P)-dependent oxidoreductase: MPAEMQPTRPSRPADARPPSDARPAPLLRRLESWHGRRVWLIGASDGIGRDLARLLAAEGARVAISARRADDLAALAAELGPDARALALDATDQAALDAAAASLLADWGGVDHVIYAAGVYWPMGADDLDIGKAATMIEVNLIGALRVAAVAIPVLARGTRPQLALVASASAYRGLPRAIGYGASKAGVLNLAETLAIELAPRGIDVRVINPGFVRTRLTDMNSFRMPAMIDAATAARAISDGLKSRRFHIHFPKRFTLFLVLARALPSRWWLTLAARLVKD; encoded by the coding sequence ATGCCCGCTGAGATGCAACCAACCCGCCCCAGCCGGCCAGCCGATGCGCGCCCGCCTTCCGATGCCCGCCCTGCCCCGCTGCTGCGCCGGCTTGAAAGCTGGCACGGCCGGCGGGTCTGGCTGATCGGCGCCAGCGACGGCATCGGCCGCGACCTCGCCCGCCTGCTGGCGGCAGAGGGGGCGCGGGTGGCGATCAGCGCCCGACGCGCCGACGACCTCGCGGCCCTTGCGGCCGAACTCGGCCCCGATGCCCGCGCCCTGGCGCTGGACGCCACCGATCAGGCGGCACTGGATGCCGCCGCCGCCTCGCTGCTGGCCGATTGGGGCGGTGTCGATCACGTCATCTATGCGGCCGGCGTCTACTGGCCGATGGGGGCCGATGATCTCGACATCGGCAAGGCGGCAACGATGATCGAGGTCAATCTCATCGGTGCCCTGCGCGTGGCGGCGGTGGCGATCCCCGTGCTGGCGCGCGGTACCCGGCCACAGCTTGCCCTCGTCGCCAGCGCCTCGGCCTATCGCGGCCTGCCGCGGGCGATCGGCTATGGCGCGTCCAAGGCCGGTGTGCTCAATCTGGCGGAAACGCTGGCGATCGAACTGGCCCCGCGCGGCATCGATGTCCGGGTGATCAATCCCGGCTTCGTGCGTACCCGGCTGACCGACATGAACAGCTTCAGGATGCCGGCGATGATCGATGCCGCCACCGCCGCGCGCGCGATCAGCGACGGGCTGAAATCCCGCCGCTTCCATATCCATTTCCCGAAGCGCTTCACCCTGTTTCTGGTGCTGGCCCGCGCCCTGCCCAGCCGCTGGTGGCTGACGCTCGCCGCACGGCTGGTGAAAGACTGA